A stretch of Paenibacillus mucilaginosus 3016 DNA encodes these proteins:
- a CDS encoding virginiamycin B lyase family protein: MQARIQEYLLTEQDTAPYGITAGPDGALWFTEQKGNRIGRITPDGEMSFHPVPTPESGLSCITAGEDGALWFTAYKAGRIGRITVEGVITEFALPGDGSAPFGITPGPDGALWVTLTAAGRIGRVSLTGEITEHALPQAGCFPSFIACGPDGALWFTENQGNAIGRITTDGEVREYPLPREKSGPVGLACGSDGALWFTELLGNRIGRISTSGELREYELPAENARPHAITPGLDGDLWFTEWGSGRIGRITAGGELTEYSIPTEGAEPHGIALGSDGAVWFAEECGRIGRLIPEGPGVPQA; the protein is encoded by the coding sequence GTGCAGGCGAGGATTCAGGAGTATCTCCTTACGGAACAGGACACGGCTCCGTACGGCATCACGGCCGGTCCGGACGGCGCGCTGTGGTTCACGGAGCAAAAAGGGAACCGGATCGGCCGCATCACACCGGACGGGGAGATGAGCTTCCACCCCGTTCCCACACCGGAGTCAGGCTTATCCTGCATCACGGCGGGGGAGGACGGCGCGCTCTGGTTCACGGCCTACAAAGCAGGCCGCATCGGCCGGATAACCGTGGAGGGCGTCATCACGGAGTTTGCGCTTCCCGGGGACGGCTCGGCTCCCTTCGGCATCACGCCGGGGCCGGACGGCGCCTTGTGGGTCACGCTGACCGCGGCCGGCCGCATCGGCAGGGTCAGCCTGACGGGCGAGATTACGGAGCATGCCCTTCCGCAGGCCGGCTGCTTCCCGTCTTTCATCGCCTGCGGACCGGACGGGGCCCTCTGGTTCACCGAGAACCAGGGCAATGCGATCGGGCGGATCACAACGGACGGTGAAGTCCGGGAGTATCCGCTGCCCCGCGAGAAGTCGGGGCCTGTGGGCCTCGCCTGCGGTTCGGACGGAGCGCTCTGGTTCACGGAGCTGCTCGGGAACCGCATCGGCCGGATCTCCACCTCCGGGGAGCTGCGGGAATATGAGCTGCCGGCGGAGAATGCCAGGCCGCACGCCATCACCCCGGGCCTGGACGGGGACCTCTGGTTTACGGAATGGGGAAGCGGGCGGATTGGCCGCATTACGGCAGGCGGCGAGCTCACGGAGTACAGCATCCCGACGGAAGGGGCGGAGCCTCACGGTATCGCGCTCGGCAGCGACGGGGCGGTCTGGTTCGCGGAGGAGTGCGGCCGCATCGGACGGCTGATCCCTGAAGGTCCGGGCGTGCCGCAGGCATGA
- a CDS encoding DUF975 family protein translates to MTNSEIRKSAREALTGNWGHAVLFVLLTTAVNMFFGYLSDDRVEVPWLLALVIFLANIFFSTMITTGYEAFFLSISRGDRLGIGQVIDYSFKHFWPFFKLTLAMGLKILAWTLLLIIPGIIAGIRYAQALNIKIDNPQVGSFEAIRMSSELMDGHKWRYFCLQLSFIGWALGCLLTLGVGFLWLASYYKTSMAEFYNLLISRNGSHSSIEE, encoded by the coding sequence ATGACGAACAGCGAAATCCGCAAAAGCGCTAGGGAAGCGCTCACGGGAAACTGGGGGCACGCGGTCTTATTTGTCCTGCTGACAACAGCGGTCAACATGTTCTTCGGTTATCTGAGCGATGACCGGGTGGAGGTGCCCTGGCTGCTCGCGCTGGTGATCTTCCTGGCGAACATCTTTTTCTCTACGATGATCACAACGGGTTACGAAGCCTTCTTCCTGTCGATCTCCCGCGGAGACAGGCTCGGGATCGGGCAGGTCATCGACTACAGCTTCAAGCACTTCTGGCCTTTTTTCAAGCTGACTCTGGCCATGGGACTCAAGATCCTTGCCTGGACGCTGCTGCTCATCATTCCGGGCATCATTGCCGGTATCCGGTATGCGCAGGCACTCAACATCAAGATCGATAATCCGCAGGTGGGCTCCTTCGAGGCGATCCGGATGAGCAGCGAACTGATGGACGGGCACAAGTGGCGGTACTTCTGCCTGCAGCTCAGCTTCATCGGATGGGCGCTCGGCTGTCTCCTGACGCTCGGGGTCGGGTTCCTCTGGCTGGCTTCGTATTACAAGACATCGATGGCGGAGTTCTACAATCTTCTGATCTCCAGGAACGGAAGTCATTCGTCCATCGAAGAATAA
- a CDS encoding WD40/YVTN/BNR-like repeat-containing protein, whose protein sequence is MQKYPIMTSRPRCGRSLLARLRKEHRRPAGALPPLALTLLLVLGGCGQTAGMPPDSTASAPPKTEAAPSAGGHAAASAAPAPEGKRQIQARLTGFRALDEGTAYAWGLASGGHLRLYRTEDGGTTWAEAASPLAAESTADPGPEAFRVPDRKHLVYLSAGHSLPASLAISADGGRSWKSGTLPEEASGGEAVFTSKHHGYLVTQPDAAMGSSQKRIYETADGGFAWALVMDNASLIQRPEEKAGVLPLAGFANRGIAFRGDSDGWLPLESRTPGKVTLFRTKDKARTWHEVPLEVSSRDGQGQPQITGAPVFWDSEAGGGWMPYEFRHGATVSLGAYFTSDGGETWQLKAFGPETDVRAALRSTGLTFLSAREGWMWNGAHLLHTADGGASWEVLGGSGVWEDTLESFPELIRLEFVSPLDGWALVRSEKADASRLLKTRDGGKTWVVL, encoded by the coding sequence ATGCAAAAATATCCCATAATGACGTCCCGGCCGCGCTGCGGCCGATCCCTTCTGGCGCGGCTTCGCAAGGAACATCGGCGTCCCGCCGGAGCGCTCCCACCGCTGGCCCTGACGCTGCTGCTGGTCCTCGGCGGCTGCGGGCAGACGGCGGGCATGCCGCCGGACAGCACCGCTTCCGCTCCGCCGAAGACCGAGGCGGCCCCCTCCGCCGGCGGTCACGCGGCTGCGTCTGCCGCTCCGGCGCCTGAGGGCAAGCGGCAGATTCAGGCCCGGCTGACGGGCTTCCGGGCGCTGGATGAGGGGACCGCCTATGCCTGGGGCCTGGCGTCCGGCGGACACTTGCGCCTCTACCGGACCGAGGACGGCGGGACCACCTGGGCGGAAGCCGCCTCTCCGCTTGCCGCCGAGTCCACGGCGGATCCGGGTCCGGAGGCTTTCCGGGTGCCGGACCGAAAGCATCTGGTCTACCTCTCGGCGGGGCACAGCCTGCCGGCATCCCTCGCCATCTCAGCGGATGGAGGGAGAAGCTGGAAGAGCGGTACCCTGCCGGAAGAAGCCTCCGGTGGAGAGGCGGTGTTCACCTCGAAGCATCATGGATATCTTGTAACCCAGCCGGACGCGGCGATGGGCAGCTCGCAGAAGCGGATCTACGAGACCGCCGACGGCGGATTCGCCTGGGCGCTGGTCATGGACAATGCTTCTCTGATCCAGCGTCCGGAAGAGAAAGCCGGGGTGCTGCCGCTGGCCGGCTTTGCCAACCGGGGCATCGCCTTCCGCGGCGACAGCGACGGCTGGCTGCCGCTCGAATCCAGGACGCCGGGCAAGGTGACGCTCTTCCGGACGAAGGACAAAGCAAGGACCTGGCACGAGGTGCCCCTGGAGGTTTCGTCCCGGGACGGGCAGGGCCAGCCGCAGATTACCGGCGCTCCGGTGTTCTGGGACAGCGAGGCCGGCGGAGGCTGGATGCCGTATGAGTTCCGGCATGGCGCGACCGTAAGCCTCGGCGCCTACTTCACCTCGGACGGCGGGGAGACCTGGCAGCTCAAGGCTTTCGGCCCGGAGACCGACGTGAGGGCGGCGCTCCGCAGTACGGGGCTGACCTTCCTCTCCGCCCGGGAGGGCTGGATGTGGAACGGAGCCCATCTGCTGCATACCGCCGATGGAGGCGCCTCATGGGAGGTGCTCGGCGGCAGCGGCGTGTGGGAGGATACGCTGGAGAGCTTCCCTGAGCTGATCCGGCTGGAGTTCGTCTCCCCACTGGACGGCTGGGCCCTGGTCCGCAGCGAGAAGGCGGACGCGTCCAGGCTTTTGAAGACGAGGGACGGGGGGAAGACCTGGGTGGTCCTGTAG
- a CDS encoding S-layer homology domain-containing protein, with the protein MKETTGTGSGGRFRRMGLLVLLAAAAGGGAGWSGVRAAENTGAAELSDIRGHWAERPITAMTEEGIIGGYPDGTFRPEGTVTRAQFLKLVVTAAAKGPLPDADGAVFGDVPAEHWAASYVSAALKEGIIAGGDAGSSLRPEEEVTRAEMAVLLARALKLKEEPEAAGYADTLALLEAGWIGAAARAGIVSGFEDGTFRPAAPATRAQAAVMIARMVEYLDTGTAGAGQAGKEDAPGDGTELLDPDSLSVGRLHGTDLFLGMPKKDVRSQYGAPLSRGASEGGYTLEYPRILKGRMVTLHFPYIFDELEEESVKAYSLELDLPRTGITGRLGEPESEGEDEAYGGYFLFYRFGMYEVFFHAPEQDSRTFTMKVIDKS; encoded by the coding sequence ATGAAAGAGACGACAGGAACAGGCTCAGGGGGGCGGTTCCGCCGCATGGGGCTCCTCGTTCTCCTGGCGGCCGCAGCCGGCGGCGGAGCCGGATGGAGCGGCGTCCGGGCGGCGGAAAACACAGGGGCGGCGGAGCTGTCCGACATCCGTGGGCACTGGGCTGAGCGGCCGATTACGGCAATGACGGAAGAGGGGATCATCGGCGGCTATCCGGACGGCACCTTCCGGCCGGAAGGAACGGTGACCCGAGCGCAGTTCCTGAAGCTGGTTGTCACGGCTGCGGCGAAGGGGCCGCTTCCGGACGCGGACGGGGCCGTGTTCGGGGATGTGCCCGCGGAGCATTGGGCGGCATCCTATGTTTCAGCCGCGCTGAAAGAGGGCATTATCGCGGGCGGTGATGCAGGGAGCAGCCTGCGGCCGGAGGAAGAGGTGACCCGGGCGGAGATGGCCGTCCTGCTGGCCCGGGCGCTGAAGCTGAAGGAGGAGCCGGAAGCCGCCGGCTATGCGGATACCCTGGCACTGCTTGAGGCCGGCTGGATCGGTGCCGCTGCCCGGGCGGGGATCGTGAGCGGCTTCGAGGACGGCACCTTCCGGCCCGCAGCACCCGCCACCCGCGCCCAGGCGGCCGTGATGATCGCAAGGATGGTGGAGTACCTCGACACCGGCACGGCCGGTGCCGGGCAGGCCGGTAAGGAGGACGCGCCGGGAGACGGGACCGAGCTGCTCGACCCGGACTCCTTAAGCGTCGGCAGGCTGCACGGCACGGACCTGTTCCTCGGGATGCCGAAGAAGGATGTCCGGTCCCAATACGGCGCCCCCTTGTCCAGAGGAGCCAGCGAAGGGGGATATACGCTCGAGTATCCCCGGATTCTTAAGGGGCGGATGGTGACCCTGCATTTTCCCTATATCTTCGATGAGCTGGAGGAGGAGTCCGTCAAAGCCTATTCCCTCGAGCTGGACCTGCCGCGGACGGGAATCACCGGCCGGCTGGGCGAGCCCGAGAGCGAGGGAGAAGACGAGGCGTACGGCGGCTACTTCCTCTTTTACCGGTTCGGGATGTACGAAGTGTTCTTCCATGCACCCGAGCAGGACAGCAGGACGTTCACGATGAAGGTGATCGACAAGAGCTGA